One window of Cryptobacterium curtum DSM 15641 genomic DNA carries:
- the murG gene encoding undecaprenyldiphospho-muramoylpentapeptide beta-N-acetylglucosaminyltransferase yields the protein MNIVVSGGGTAGHINPALALAEELIARGHTVRFAGTPDGIEARLAPQAGLEFVPFEAAGFNRNHPQTIFHALRLIARSTKKAQQWFADIKPDAVVCFGGYVCIPVGRAAAKGSIPLVVHEQNSVMGLANKYLAKSAAQVALTYAAAASALPDTCKPVITGNPVRRSICETTRAEGRSYTNIPNDAVMLTVFGGSLGARHINTAVVACKQALLVQDNVYVYHITGPKEKDTVEEALALTADERARWRVVGYEDRMGAVLAASDCVLSRAGATSLAEISALRLPALLVPFPYATADHQTQNARAFVEAGAAFTIDDASVETPAFSKLLIELVSSQETRRSMSHAAAQFETRDAAAKLADVVIDAASAR from the coding sequence ATGAATATCGTCGTATCAGGTGGTGGAACGGCTGGGCACATCAATCCTGCTCTTGCGCTTGCTGAAGAACTGATTGCCCGAGGACATACTGTACGTTTTGCGGGAACGCCCGATGGTATTGAAGCACGTCTTGCGCCACAGGCAGGACTCGAGTTTGTACCCTTTGAAGCGGCCGGTTTTAATCGCAATCATCCACAGACAATTTTTCACGCGCTGCGTCTTATCGCACGATCAACCAAGAAAGCACAACAGTGGTTTGCAGATATCAAACCCGATGCGGTCGTGTGCTTTGGGGGCTATGTATGCATTCCTGTTGGTCGGGCAGCAGCAAAAGGTTCTATTCCGCTTGTGGTGCACGAGCAGAACTCGGTTATGGGTCTTGCCAATAAATATCTTGCAAAGAGTGCTGCGCAGGTTGCTCTTACGTATGCGGCGGCTGCATCCGCTCTGCCAGATACCTGTAAACCAGTTATTACGGGCAATCCGGTGCGTCGTTCCATATGTGAGACCACGCGTGCTGAAGGACGTTCTTATACGAATATTCCCAACGATGCCGTTATGCTGACGGTATTCGGGGGAAGTCTTGGTGCACGCCATATCAATACGGCGGTGGTTGCCTGTAAGCAAGCTCTACTCGTTCAGGATAATGTATACGTATATCATATAACGGGCCCCAAAGAAAAAGATACTGTTGAAGAGGCTCTCGCTCTGACGGCTGACGAACGCGCTCGGTGGCGTGTTGTTGGATACGAAGATCGTATGGGAGCGGTGCTTGCTGCAAGTGATTGTGTCCTTTCGCGCGCAGGGGCTACCTCGCTCGCTGAAATATCAGCTCTGCGTCTGCCTGCTTTACTGGTGCCGTTTCCCTATGCAACGGCAGACCATCAGACACAAAACGCACGTGCTTTTGTTGAAGCCGGTGCTGCATTCACTATTGATGACGCATCAGTTGAAACTCCTGCATTTAGTAAACTGTTAATTGAACTTGTCTCTTCCCAGGAAACACGCCGTTCAATGAGCCATGCAGCGGCTCAATTTGA
- the ftsW gene encoding putative lipid II flippase FtsW produces the protein MNRQQKDTSSNQSGGGFAARLAELFSAPLSGPRAVVMPRVILIVSTAALLAIGLVMVFSSSMVQAIDNGMRPTSYLERQAMYAFFGIVICVVIAGVIPYQKWLGSLLTVVWVLSIVLILLTAIIGTAALGAQRWLAIGPIRFQPSELAKVAFILMMARIMYQWRAGEISGVTALTVRVALLVLIPLAILFKAQSDLGTTMICLVGIVAVLWLAGVSVRLILAAIGLVAVFGAIAIAFAGYRASRVLNFLNPYADPYGTGYQLIHSFYAFGEGGLFGVGLGNSVEKYLYLPEAETDFIFAIIGEELGLIGALIVLGLFVAIAYAGLKVARNAPDLFGSMIAGGCTAMLVFQAFLNIGCVIGLLPITGKPLPFVSSGGSSLIGSFLLLGMILSVSFSSGGDARLYQQRREDLRLVRSNETSRATQSDSVSRGDKDNAKTSARTVRTASTRGSRSLLRGNGSAHTTRSQKNDSRDSQSSKNSSRTSTSRASQGNKNTSRSRRTSRNSSEQGRNNRARSNASRRGNTDNDTTRRSNTGNRTTRRSSTNNTSNNTKRRSNTTSNTARRSSTQSTATRAKQNTARSKSRTKQGNNTRATRSTRNEDGTRRSR, from the coding sequence ATGAACCGGCAGCAGAAAGACACATCATCCAACCAATCTGGCGGTGGCTTTGCCGCGCGACTGGCAGAGCTGTTCTCTGCACCGTTGTCCGGCCCGCGTGCGGTAGTGATGCCGCGCGTCATTTTGATTGTATCGACAGCTGCCCTGCTTGCTATTGGGCTCGTTATGGTGTTCTCTTCGTCGATGGTGCAGGCTATCGATAATGGCATGCGCCCAACGAGTTATCTCGAGCGTCAAGCGATGTATGCATTCTTTGGCATCGTGATATGCGTTGTTATTGCCGGTGTTATTCCGTATCAGAAATGGTTGGGATCGCTGCTCACCGTTGTCTGGGTACTTTCGATTGTGCTTATTCTTTTAACGGCCATCATTGGTACTGCCGCACTGGGTGCACAGCGCTGGCTTGCGATTGGACCCATTCGCTTTCAACCGTCTGAGCTAGCAAAAGTTGCTTTTATTCTCATGATGGCGCGCATTATGTATCAATGGCGTGCCGGTGAGATATCCGGCGTCACTGCCCTTACTGTGCGGGTTGCCCTTCTGGTTCTTATACCGCTTGCCATTCTATTTAAAGCCCAATCTGACCTCGGTACCACGATGATTTGTCTGGTTGGTATCGTGGCCGTGCTGTGGCTTGCGGGCGTGTCAGTACGCCTTATTCTTGCTGCTATTGGATTGGTGGCTGTATTTGGTGCTATTGCTATCGCGTTTGCTGGATACCGAGCAAGTCGCGTGCTCAATTTTCTCAACCCCTATGCTGACCCCTATGGAACTGGATACCAGCTCATCCATTCCTTCTATGCCTTTGGCGAAGGCGGGCTTTTTGGCGTTGGGCTTGGCAATTCGGTTGAGAAATACCTCTATTTACCCGAAGCCGAAACCGATTTTATTTTTGCCATTATTGGTGAAGAATTAGGGCTTATCGGCGCACTTATTGTCCTCGGGTTGTTTGTGGCTATTGCGTATGCCGGTTTGAAGGTGGCACGCAATGCCCCCGACCTATTTGGTTCGATGATTGCTGGTGGCTGCACGGCAATGCTCGTTTTTCAGGCGTTTCTCAATATTGGATGTGTCATCGGCTTGCTGCCTATTACTGGCAAGCCCTTGCCTTTTGTGTCATCGGGTGGTTCATCGCTTATCGGGTCGTTTTTGCTGCTTGGTATGATTTTGTCAGTGTCGTTTTCATCTGGGGGCGACGCGCGCCTGTATCAGCAGCGGCGCGAAGATCTTCGGCTGGTGCGCAGCAACGAAACATCACGCGCTACACAAAGCGATAGTGTCTCACGTGGTGATAAAGACAACGCAAAAACCAGCGCACGAACAGTACGCACTGCTTCTACACGGGGAAGTAGAAGCCTCCTACGCGGAAATGGCTCTGCGCATACTACGCGCAGTCAGAAGAATGACTCGCGCGACTCACAGAGCAGCAAAAATAGCTCTCGTACCTCGACCTCTCGAGCCTCGCAGGGCAACAAGAATACTTCGCGCAGTCGACGTACCTCTCGTAACTCAAGTGAACAAGGCAGAAACAACCGCGCACGTAGTAATGCCTCACGGCGCGGTAATACCGATAACGATACAACGCGGCGTAGTAACACGGGCAACCGCACGACGCGTCGCAGTAGCACGAACAACACGAGCAACAACACGAAGCGACGCAGCAACACAACTAGCAACACGGCACGTCGTAGTTCTACCCAAAGCACGGCTACGCGTGCAAAGCAAAACACCGCGCGCTCAAAGTCGCGCACAAAGCAGGGGAACAACACGCGCGCGACGCGCAGTACACGCAATGAAGATGGCACAAGGAGGAGCAGATGA
- the murD gene encoding UDP-N-acetylmuramoyl-L-alanine--D-glutamate ligase, with protein MAADATIIPTTKQAPACWGRVLILGLGKSGRIAAHYCLSLLGKRVDSVRIAAGARTKEALAFAHDCEQRGAHVTFDDSRVEGSFDVCIASPGISEFSELYVSARAASREIMSEVEFAWRESDRDSRWIAITGTNGKTTTTALTAHILQQAGMRARAVGNIGDTCLAAVMAHDTDVYVAEVSSYQLASTIHFAPNVAVILNITPDHLTWHQTHENYVAAKFRILANLNQTPGALAVLNAVDETVRARVRTLAHATEQCGFAYIPVGTAAGLAGDMRTICGSENAAFIEGSDRWLTVALAKEQHRLCRADDLLIPGEHNVSNALAAATACIAVGASDDAITRGLTTFTALSHRLEACGTIRGVTCYDDSKATNVDATLKALAAFSPRRPIVLLGGSDKFTDLTVLVQEACRHCKTVVCFGAAGERFARAFADAPLPVVRAAHLADALDAALDIAHADDIVLLSPACASFDEFTSYEHRGDVFKALVAERAQASAKDHVAQVSADAPAVHESVENQSAHISAKNQPTQASAVNRVAQESAEDTL; from the coding sequence GGGTAAACGGGTCGATTCCGTGCGTATTGCCGCCGGTGCACGCACAAAAGAAGCACTGGCGTTTGCCCACGATTGCGAGCAACGCGGCGCTCATGTGACCTTTGACGATAGTCGCGTAGAAGGCTCTTTCGACGTGTGCATTGCTTCGCCAGGTATTTCGGAATTTTCCGAGCTCTATGTGAGTGCGCGGGCTGCATCGCGCGAGATTATGAGCGAAGTGGAATTTGCCTGGCGCGAAAGCGATCGTGATTCTCGGTGGATTGCCATTACTGGCACGAATGGGAAGACTACGACAACAGCACTGACGGCGCACATTTTGCAGCAAGCGGGTATGCGCGCTCGTGCGGTTGGCAATATCGGCGACACGTGTCTTGCAGCTGTTATGGCGCACGATACCGATGTGTATGTGGCTGAGGTTTCGTCGTATCAGTTGGCAAGCACCATTCATTTTGCGCCGAATGTGGCCGTTATACTTAACATCACTCCTGATCATCTTACGTGGCATCAAACCCACGAAAACTATGTTGCCGCGAAGTTTCGCATTCTTGCGAATCTCAATCAGACTCCTGGTGCCCTTGCAGTACTCAATGCCGTCGATGAAACAGTGCGTGCACGGGTGCGTACACTTGCGCATGCTACCGAGCAATGCGGCTTCGCATATATACCAGTTGGTACGGCAGCTGGTCTTGCGGGGGATATGCGCACGATCTGTGGAAGTGAAAACGCCGCCTTTATTGAGGGCTCTGATCGATGGCTAACAGTAGCGCTTGCCAAAGAGCAGCATCGCCTTTGTCGGGCTGATGATCTGCTGATTCCCGGTGAACATAACGTGAGTAATGCTTTGGCGGCTGCCACTGCCTGTATTGCAGTTGGTGCTTCTGATGATGCTATTACGCGCGGACTTACTACGTTTACCGCCCTTTCACATCGCCTTGAGGCCTGTGGAACAATACGGGGTGTGACGTGCTACGACGATTCGAAAGCGACCAATGTTGATGCAACTCTGAAGGCGTTAGCGGCATTTTCACCGCGTCGTCCTATCGTGCTGTTGGGTGGCTCTGATAAGTTCACCGATTTAACGGTGCTCGTACAAGAGGCATGCCGTCATTGCAAGACGGTGGTGTGCTTTGGAGCTGCTGGAGAGCGGTTTGCTCGCGCTTTTGCGGATGCCCCTCTTCCTGTTGTGCGTGCTGCTCATTTAGCTGATGCGCTCGATGCGGCGCTTGATATCGCACATGCCGATGACATTGTGCTTCTTTCGCCTGCGTGTGCTTCGTTTGATGAATTTACGTCCTATGAGCATCGCGGCGATGTATTTAAGGCGCTTGTTGCCGAGCGCGCGCAGGCATCAGCCAAGGATCATGTTGCACAGGTATCAGCTGACGCGCCGGCTGTGCATGAATCAGTTGAGAATCAGTCCGCGCATATATCAGCTAAAAATCAGCCAACTCAGGCTTCAGCTGTCAACCGAGTTGCTCAGGAATCCGCTGAGGACACCCTGTAA